From the genome of Leptolyngbyaceae cyanobacterium:
GCGGCGGGAATTGCTAAAGCTTTTGAATTAAAATCAGGGTTAATACCTATTTTTTTTAATGACTGATTTGGCGGTATGTTGCCGCTAAATATATTAATAAAAAGTAGTGTAATGCTGCTCGTTACTAAGATTTTCTTGTGACGATTAATCATCATAATTATGATATTGAAACAAACTGCAAAAAGTGGTTAATAACCTTTTATAACAATTAATTAGTAACTAATTCCCTAAACTTTCTCGTTCTTTAGCTGTTACGTTTTGTAAGCCAATTTGATCTAAAAGAGAGAAAAAGTCTTGTCGGATAGAACGCTGATTCGAGCTAAGATGAGAAGCATCGGATAGGACTGCTAAGGCATCATACCAAAATCCTTGTTGAGCATAAACTCTAGCGCGATCGCGTGCTGAAGTCGCGTTATTTAACTGTCTGGTTAGTTGTGCGGTAGGAGAAACTCGTCTAATCGCTGTCTGGACAGCGACTTTTTTAACACCTTGATTTGTCTGACAGTTGACTGATACTGACCAAAAGTAATCTTGTCCGACAGTTAATTCAGGCTGATCGGGCCCAATAGTTGTTTCAACTATGCCAGCCTTTGGTATTGTCAGTCGGTTAGTAAATAATGGTGCGTCTGTTCCTACTTTTTTCAAGGAAAACTCTACCGGATCGGGATCTGCCATATACCAGTAAAACTTGGGACGACTGGATGTTGTTTGCCCTGTATGATCCTGAGGAACGAGAAAAATCGGTAATTTTTCAGTACATTCTTGTGAAAGAGAGGGAGCTTGTGCTGGTGCGGCAGGAGGACTCGGAAGCTCGTCTCCTCGCGTTCTCCGAAGCATATCATCTCTTCTAGCCGGACCGCGCAGAGGCAATTCGTCATCTGATTGTAAAATAGTCGGCCCTTCGTGGCTGCGAGTACCGCCTGAGGCAGTAGTGGAAGGTGCATCCCTGTTAGGTGGCGTGTATTGGATACCTGTTGTCGGCTCGATCGCGAAAGCTTTTGAGTTAAATGCTAAATCGATGGATACTATATTCACGGTGTGATGGAAGCTAGGATAAATTACATCGATCGCTTGGCTTGCCAGGATTGATATCACACTAGCGAGTAAGATTGATCTTTGACCGCAGATCGCCATAATTTAGGTAATTTCTGGTTTTTTTACCTTAATAATAGACGGTTAAATATAAATTTTGTTCTAATTTTAGATTTACTTTTATCTTGATGTGGATACATCATAAAGTTTGATACATCTTTTTATATCGTTTTACGGGCTTTTAAGCAAAAAGTTAATTATTTTGTTTGTTATAACATTCTCTTAACCACGAAGAAAAATTTTTTATATATAAAAATTAACTGCTACAGTTCTCGCCAATCAATCAAAACTTCTGCCCTTTGTCTGAAGCTGTTTGGTAGCTTATTCATTCATCAAAAACCAATCCCAGACATTTCCGGAAGAAAAATTGCACTCCTTAATTTTCTTTTTACAAGCGATAAGTAGTTTTCCTATTTTGGCTTGACCACTAAGACAGAACAAGGAGCATTCTCCACTACCTGACTACTCACAGAACCCTGCAAAATCCGTTTCAAACCGGTTAGCCCGCGACTACCGATCAAGATGAGATCGGCTTGGTAAATATTAGCAAGGCGAATAATTTCCTCTGCCGGATCGCCTGTCACTATTTCTAGCTCGCTCTGACAAGGGAGGTTGGGCTGATAAGACTGTAATTGCTTTTCTATTTGTCTGTAGAATAGTTCCTCAGAATTAGGATGAGGTCGATCGGCAGTCCATTCTACATCAGTCTCAGAGGGAGCAATGACGTGAGAAAGAATTACTTTCGTTGCTGGTTGTAACTGAATCTCTTCTAGGGTCTGAATCACTTGCTCCGATAGCTCTGAACTATCAAGGGCCACCAGAATTGTTTTAATCACAGATCGCACCTCCTCAAAATACATCTGATATCCATGTTTTTATTTAGACACGGTACTGCCTCAAAGACAATTACCACCGTTTCCTTATCGCCTTGGCTGGTCAACGACCAATGCACTAATTTAGCACAAGCATGGAATTCCCGCTTCGCTCAGTTGATGAGTTAATCACAATTCATCTCCCGTTAAACCTGGTTTAACGGGAGATGAATCGATGTATTCAACAGTTAACGTATATTTGCTAGCTATAGGATTTGGACTAGGAGCGGGCAGTGAATAGTTGGATGAGTGGATGATTCAAAACTCAAAACTTTTCACTGCTTAGTACTAATCCTTTCTTCTCTAGCTCCTATCTGCCTCAATCGTTAATAACTAGCGACTTGAATTATTACCAGCGTGCTTTCAGGCTGCTACAGCTATTGTCCCTGTTTGTCTGCGACGTTGCTGGCAAAACAGCAATTCTGACAGGTTTTAGGCAACGTAGTGTATTATTTTCCAGGTTCTCGTCTGGGAATACGGAGCCGTACCGAGTCTGCGTGGGAAGGTAAACCTTCTGCGGTAGCAAGAACATCTATAGCTTTAGCTGCTTTCCCCAATGCAGTTGGGGAGTAGCTAATAATCGAAGAGTGCTTCATAAAAGTTTCGACTCCTAATGCAGAAGCGTAGCGGGCGGCACCAGAGGTAGGTAGAGTGTGGTTAGGGCCAGCTAGGTAATCTCCTACCGCTTCCGGGGTGGAGGAACCCATAAAGATCGCTCCGGCATGACGAATCAATTCCAGCATTGCCCAAGGGTCATCTACTTCTAATTCCAGGTGTTCTGGGGCAAATTCGTTGGAAAGTTCTGCTGCCACTGCTTTTGATTCAACTACTACAATCAAACCGTAGTGTGCGATCGCCTTTTCAGTCAGTATTCGCCGGGGATGTTCCCGCAACTGCCATTCCACTTCCGCCTGTACTTTTTGTGCCAGCACCGCATCAGTAGTCAACAGAATCGCCGCTGCCATTGGGTCGTGTTCTGCTTGAGCCAGCAAGTCGGCTGCCAGATATACTGGATTGGCGGTTTCATCGGCAATCACCAGTACTTCTGATGGCCCCGCCAAGGAGTCAATGCCAACCGTGCCGTAGACTAGCTTTTTAGCGATCGTGACATAAATGTTACCCGGCCCGGTAATGACATCTACTTTGGGAATGGTTTCTGTCCCATAAGCCAGCGCAGCAATCGCTTGAGCACCTCCAATCCGGTAGATTTCATTTACGCCTGCTTCTTGAGCCGCTACCAATACTGCCGGGTTAATTGGTGCCGGAGATGTATTGCTACCTTTGGAGGAAGGACTTCCTTGGGTATCGGTTGCTTGTTCTTCCGGACGCAGCACCTGGGAAGCTGGTGGGGTTACCATGACAATGCGCGGAACCCCAGCTACTTTAGCCGGAATCGCATTCATCAAAACCGTACTGGGATAGGCAGCCCGACCACCAGGAACGTAGATTCCCGCCCGGTCTACTGAGGTGTAGCGTTTTCCCAGCACTACCTCATCATCTTTAAACTGAACCCAAGACTTAGGTACTCGTTGTCGGTGAAACTCTTCTATTTGGGTTCGGGCCAACCGAATAGCCTCTAGCAACTCTTTTGACACTTGTTGATAAGCGGCATCTAATTCCGAGCCGCTCACCCGCAGTTGTTCTGGAGAGAGGGTTTGTTGGTCGAATTCTTCAGTATAATGCAAAACTGCCCGGTCACCTTGACGTTTTACCGCCTGTAGGACTTCCCGAACGGTTGCTTCTTTGTGAATAATTTGGTCTGTGGAAGTGCGATCGCGGATACGCCGCAATTCCGCCTCTGCCTCAGTCCGCTGAGTAATGATTCGCAGCATGGAATTAGGAATGCCAATTTCAGAATTCAGGTGTCAGTTGTCAAAATTCGGGAGTTGGGATACAGGCTTAGAGAATTCAGTAACCGGAAACCTTACTTATCTCCTGTCTCCCGACTCGGAATCTTTTGTGGGAAGAAATTATCGTTGCCAGAGAACGGGTCAAGCGCATCAATGCCAAAAGCAGATGGCAAATTAACCCCTCTCTCATTTCTCTAGCTTAACCTGGATTTTTATCGGTATCGCTACCTCGTCAGTATAGATGTTATATTAGTTTTTCCAGGATTTTGAATTTTACTTTTATCTTAGTTGCTTCGGGATTAAGCAGTGGCTAATACTAAATCTGCTATTAAGCGGGTAAAAATTGCAGAACGCAACCGTTTGCGTAACAAATCTTACTCTTCAGCAGTGAAGACGCTGATGAAGAACTTTTTCGCGGCTGTCGAAAATTATGGTGCCAATCCTAGCGCAGAATCGCTAGCAGAGGTAAATAAACGGATGGCCGCAGCCTACAGCAAAA
Proteins encoded in this window:
- a CDS encoding DUF928 domain-containing protein, whose translation is MISILASQAIDVIYPSFHHTVNIVSIDLAFNSKAFAIEPTTGIQYTPPNRDAPSTTASGGTRSHEGPTILQSDDELPLRGPARRDDMLRRTRGDELPSPPAAPAQAPSLSQECTEKLPIFLVPQDHTGQTTSSRPKFYWYMADPDPVEFSLKKVGTDAPLFTNRLTIPKAGIVETTIGPDQPELTVGQDYFWSVSVNCQTNQGVKKVAVQTAIRRVSPTAQLTRQLNNATSARDRARVYAQQGFWYDALAVLSDASHLSSNQRSIRQDFFSLLDQIGLQNVTAKERESLGN
- the rpsT gene encoding 30S ribosomal protein S20; its protein translation is MANTKSAIKRVKIAERNRLRNKSYSSAVKTLMKNFFAAVENYGANPSAESLAEVNKRMAAAYSKIDKAVKRGVLHRNNGARKKSRLARTLKRQQTASTAS
- a CDS encoding universal stress protein, which translates into the protein MIKTILVALDSSELSEQVIQTLEEIQLQPATKVILSHVIAPSETDVEWTADRPHPNSEELFYRQIEKQLQSYQPNLPCQSELEIVTGDPAEEIIRLANIYQADLILIGSRGLTGLKRILQGSVSSQVVENAPCSVLVVKPK
- the hisD gene encoding histidinol dehydrogenase, with the translated sequence MLRIITQRTEAEAELRRIRDRTSTDQIIHKEATVREVLQAVKRQGDRAVLHYTEEFDQQTLSPEQLRVSGSELDAAYQQVSKELLEAIRLARTQIEEFHRQRVPKSWVQFKDDEVVLGKRYTSVDRAGIYVPGGRAAYPSTVLMNAIPAKVAGVPRIVMVTPPASQVLRPEEQATDTQGSPSSKGSNTSPAPINPAVLVAAQEAGVNEIYRIGGAQAIAALAYGTETIPKVDVITGPGNIYVTIAKKLVYGTVGIDSLAGPSEVLVIADETANPVYLAADLLAQAEHDPMAAAILLTTDAVLAQKVQAEVEWQLREHPRRILTEKAIAHYGLIVVVESKAVAAELSNEFAPEHLELEVDDPWAMLELIRHAGAIFMGSSTPEAVGDYLAGPNHTLPTSGAARYASALGVETFMKHSSIISYSPTALGKAAKAIDVLATAEGLPSHADSVRLRIPRREPGK